The Budorcas taxicolor isolate Tak-1 chromosome 20, Takin1.1, whole genome shotgun sequence genome window below encodes:
- the MED10 gene encoding mediator of RNA polymerase II transcription subunit 10, translated as MAEKFDHLEEHLEKFVENIRQLGIIVSDFQPSSQAGLNQKLNFIVTGLQDIDKCRQQLHDITVPLEVFEYIDQGRNPQLYTKECLERALAKNEQVKGKIDTMKKFKSLLIQELSKVFPEDMAKYRSIRGEDHPPS; from the exons ATGGCGGAGAAGTTCGATCACCTGGAGGAGCACCTGGAGAAGTTTGTGGAGAACATCCGGCAGCTCGGCATTATCGTCAGCGACTTCCAGCCCAGCAGCCAGGCCGGGCTCAACCAGAAGCT GAATTTTATTGTTACTGGCTTACAGGATATTGATAAATGCAGACAGCAGCTTCATGATATCACGGTCCCTTTAGAAGTATTTGA ATACATAGATCAAGGGCGAAACCCCCAGCTCTATACCAAAGAGTGCCTGGAGAGGGCTCTGGCCAAGAATGAGCAAGTTAAAGGCAAGATCGACACAATGAAG AAATTTAAAAGCCTGTTGATTCAAGAACTTTCTAAAGTATTTCCAGAAGACATGGCTAAGTACCGAAGCATCCGAGGGGAGGATCACCCTCCCTCCTAA